In Plodia interpunctella isolate USDA-ARS_2022_Savannah chromosome 8, ilPloInte3.2, whole genome shotgun sequence, the DNA window AGTGTGCTCTTCAGGGATGAAGGCGATCATGCTGGCTGCACAAGGCTTACAGACCGGAGCCCAAGATGTCATGCTCGCAGGAGGAATGGAGTCGATGTCTAATGTACCCTTCTATCTGAAGAGAGGAGAAACATCTTATGGTGGAATGCAACTAGTTGATGGAATTGTATTTGATGGCCTCACTGATGTATATAATAAGTTCCATATGGGCAACTGCGCAGAGAACACTGCTAAGAAATTGAATATTTCCAGACAAGATCAGGATGAGTATGCTATCTCAAGTTACAAACGCAGTGCTGCTGCACATGAAGCTAAAGTATTTGCAGATGAAATTGTGCCTGTACCAGTACCTCAGAAGAGAGGAGCACCGCCTATCATATTTTCAGAGGATGAAGAATATAAGAAAGTAAATTTTGAGAAATTCAACAAGTTGGGAACGGTATTCCAAAAAGAAAATGGAACTGTGACAGCTGGCAATGCATCTACATTGAATGATGGTGCTGCTGCTTTGGTTCTGATGACGGCTGATGCTGCAGCAAGACTTAAAGTCACTCCTATTGCCAGAGTTGTAGGCTTTGCTGATGGTGAATGTGACCCTATCGATTTTCCCATTGCCCCAGCAGTAGCCATCCCAAAACTGTTAGAAAAAACTGGAGTAAAAAAGGATGATGTAGCACTCTGGGAAATAAATGAAGCTTTCAGTGTAGTAGCAGTTGCCAATCAAAAGGTATTAGACTTAGATCCCAAAAAAGTGAATGTCCATGGAGGAGCAGTTAGTCTTGGCCATCCAATTGGCATGTCTGGTGCTCGAATTGTAGTGCACCTGTGCCATGCTTTGAAGAAAGGGGAGAAGGGTGTTGCATCCATTTGCAATGGAGGAGGGGGAGCTTCATCTATTAtgattgaaaaattgtaagttTTCCCACACTGCTTTACTTGTGCCTTCGATAATTTGCTGTATAACAGTTGTATAATAGTATgagtgaaatattatttttaagtataaacTGATTGTTGAACATTGAcgaatttaaattgtatataaaattattttatacctgGTTGTAGTGTGTGCTatgaatgttaaataaatcatctaTTTCCATTTGAGagcttttttttctattccaGACCTGAAGCCAGAGAAGGGACTCCCATCTTGACATTTTATACCAAAGATCCATGTCCACTATGTGACATAGTCATGGAAGAGCTAGAACCTTTCAAAGATAgattaataatagaaaaagtcGACATTACCCACAAAGACAATTTAAGATGGTTGAGACTATATAGACATGATAtaccagttttatttttaaacggaAAATTCTTATGTATGCATAGGTTAGATAAACAACTTCTAGATAGAAGAATAAAAATGCTtcaggaaaaataaattaagttttgaataaataaatatgtttatggaTGAAATCTCCATAACTTGTTTGACAACCAActtgttgtatatttaatagtattttaattaatcttagttcatatttgaatttgtatgatGATTGGAAATTTGATACTGTTTTAAAATCTGTGCTTGTGTGCTATGCTatactaggtaggtactagtAATACTGGAAGAATTGCATAATCTGTGGTACTAGCTTACTGGGAGGTACCGCTTTTGTCGTGTGGGTAATATGGGTGTGGGTAAAATAACTGCGATAAATAACACGGGCGTAGCCgcaggtaaaagctagtattccaacaaatattataaatgcgaaagtatatttgtttgttacttcttcacgcatATTACTgcaccgattgttatgaaatttggtacacgggtagaaaataacctggaataacacatagggtactttttatctcgaaattcccacgggagcgaagccctgggacgcagctagtaaatacataatttaggGTGTGTGTTACATGTGGACGAAATCTAAGATTGAATGTAACTAACACCTTCACCACAGACCATAACTACTTCACCTCGCCTGTATCTACTCATCTAAATTGTACCCCCGActtatatagattataataacaataaacaaatatattataaatctgaaagtatgtttgttacctcttacGCTCAATCTACtaaaccaatctttttgaaattttgcatacaacaACTTCCTTACTTTTCAAGTACTTACTAGGTACGTATATCCATATATACTAATTTTCAAGAATGAGAGAGTTCTCTTTGAGGTTTGgaaactttaaaaatcttCGTACGAAAGTACTTCGACGAAGaacctattaattccatgaaTTGTGGTTCTGTGCATAAAGCATACCTTTTCTTTTGTTAAAGTTAGTCAATTTGAGTTTGGTTCTAAATAATCTAGgcaatattcattcatttcacaggtaaaaaaatctgtgattcatttaaatatcattCATTGTCCATTGTAGTTTCAATTTCATTCAGTCAGCTGTCACGTCTGTCATGTCATCACAGCAGCGAAAacgaaaacttaaaatattctaattgtttttgtgtattatctcattaaattaaatgagatttaatgtttcaaacatatggcttaaatttaaaataatacattaaacttaattttattcaaaatttattaataaaatatttagtctcAAAATGATGCAGAGCTCTGCTCATGATGCTGCTATACAAACATTGGAGGCAGCTGCCCAAATGCTGATGGTAAATACTCAATTGCTGTTcctaaaattatgaattaaaatacacTAGACTATATAATCAACTTTATTCAACATATTGCAATTTCATTTTCTGTAACCAGGATAACAGCCATAGTTTTATTgacctaatatttattagtatgtaaattttgtaggCACCACCAAATCTGGTGACGTCTGAGCAGCGCCATCAAGCAGAGAGTGTATTTCTTGAGTTCCGAAATACCAAGAATCCGTACCAGCTGTGCCAAGAAATCTTAGAAAAATCTTCTTCTGACCAAGTCCGGTTTGAAGCTGCTGGTCTAATCAAGTCAGCACTCATTAGAGAATGGAGTTTGCTTTCTGAAAGTGATATATCATCTTTAagagaatatttattgaattatctATTGAGGAAGGATGCTCCCTCATTTCTGAGAGAGAAACTTTTACAAGTATGTACTTCTACTTTTTGcaattgtatttgtttgtagtgcatttttgacattagaccATTATTCATATGTTGCTCAttgcttataaaatatttttaccccaACTATagctaagaaaaatatatgtacaaaaattttacaaaacaattacTTTGAATAATATCTGTTTCAGACCATTGCTATCATAATCAAAAGAGGTAGCATTGATGATGGAGGAAGGGAGCGGAAAGCTTTACTGGGTGAATTGGAAAAGATAATTCTCAGTTCACCAATAAGTCAGCAGAGATTGGCAAGCTCACTGATATTAGCCATAATGCAGGAATATGCTATAACTGTCAAGTCTGCAGATGTGGGATTGATATGGGAAGTCCATTTCAGGCTGAAGAAGTCTTTTGAAGCTTTGGATTTGAAGCGTATATTTAGATTTACTGTAGGTGTCTTAGAACAGATAGTCAGATCGGGACATCGCCCTGAAGGGGAGCAAGCATTATTGACTAAGCAACTGTTGACTATTGTAGAGACAGTATTATGCTGGAGTCATGTGTCTCCATTGTTATCAAAGCGATTGATTGGTGCATTTGAAGCAATATATGATTGTGACACTCCTCCTGCTTTACGTTTGAGTATGAATTGGAAAGACACAATAATGCAGCCGGAGCTTCTAGCTTTGTTCTttgaaatacatatgtatgttcGTTCTAATCCGGATTTAGCTGGACCATCTTTAACTTGTCTTGTCCAGCTTGCTAGTTTAAGTGGAGTTGTAGTTTCTATTCGTAATTTTAAGCAACAGTACTTAGAGAATTATGTGAGTAGCTTTTTGAATATGATGGCTTATATTCAGCCTGTGGAGCGGGAGATGTTAGGAATAGCAGATATTTATCGCAGACTTATCCAGTTCTTTACCCCGGCTATGATAGCAGGAACTCCTCCAACATTTCTTCAGAATTTGACAACATTGACTTGTCACTGTATCAGAGGATCTGTTATAGAAGAAGgagtaagtatttaaatatttttttataatttctactttaTATTTTGAGTGGGAATTGGGTG includes these proteins:
- the Acat1 gene encoding acetyl-CoA acetyltransferase, mitochondrial isoform X1, with translation MIFLKGNRIISIKMCSAKLVKAMAAYSSKVSLNEVVIVSAVRTPIGSFRGSLASLSASDLGAIAVKAAVERAGIPKEEVKEIYIGNVCPANLGQAPARQACIFGGLPKSTICTTVNKVCSSGMKAIMLAAQGLQTGAQDVMLAGGMESMSNVPFYLKRGETSYGGMQLVDGIVFDGLTDVYNKFHMGNCAENTAKKLNISRQDQDEYAISSYKRSAAAHEAKVFADEIVPVPVPQKRGAPPIIFSEDEEYKKVNFEKFNKLGTVFQKENGTVTAGNASTLNDGAAALVLMTADAAARLKVTPIARVVGFADGECDPIDFPIAPAVAIPKLLEKTGVKKDDVALWEINEAFSVVAVANQKVLDLDPKKVNVHGGAVSLGHPIGMSGARIVVHLCHALKKGEKGVASICNGGGGASSIMIEKL
- the Acat1 gene encoding acetyl-CoA acetyltransferase, mitochondrial isoform X2 gives rise to the protein MAAYSSKVSLNEVVIVSAVRTPIGSFRGSLASLSASDLGAIAVKAAVERAGIPKEEVKEIYIGNVCPANLGQAPARQACIFGGLPKSTICTTVNKVCSSGMKAIMLAAQGLQTGAQDVMLAGGMESMSNVPFYLKRGETSYGGMQLVDGIVFDGLTDVYNKFHMGNCAENTAKKLNISRQDQDEYAISSYKRSAAAHEAKVFADEIVPVPVPQKRGAPPIIFSEDEEYKKVNFEKFNKLGTVFQKENGTVTAGNASTLNDGAAALVLMTADAAARLKVTPIARVVGFADGECDPIDFPIAPAVAIPKLLEKTGVKKDDVALWEINEAFSVVAVANQKVLDLDPKKVNVHGGAVSLGHPIGMSGARIVVHLCHALKKGEKGVASICNGGGGASSIMIEKL